The Benincasa hispida cultivar B227 chromosome 9, ASM972705v1, whole genome shotgun sequence genome has a segment encoding these proteins:
- the LOC120085803 gene encoding universal stress protein PHOS32-like, with amino-acid sequence MNPQHYLRNPTLEPDPQLPNIKIHHPASPRHPSAATPVATPTPTAGARRKIGVAVDLSEESAYAVRWAVQHYIRPGDAVILLHVSPTSVLFGADWGAIDMTLDTAGDYPDDEDASNSENGQQQNRTERSKRKLEDDFDAFTASKAADLAKPLKDAQIPYKIHIVKDHDMRERLCLEVERLGLNALIMGSRGFGAAKRGNDGGLGSVSDYCVHHCVCPVVVVRFPDEKDVGIGAGSVAVPVRKEDVDAPKKSVAEAVESKGV; translated from the exons ATGAATCCTCAGCACTATCTTCGAAATCCCACCTTAGAACCTGATCCCCAACTTCCCAACATCAAAATCCACCATCCAGCTTCCCCTCGCCACCCATCCGCCGCCACTCCCGTCGCCACCCCCACCCCTACTGCCGGCGCCCGCCGCAAGATTGGTGTCGCTGTTGACCTTTCCGAGGAGAGTGCTTATGCTGTTCGTTGGGCTGTTCAACACTATATTCGCCCTGGTGATGCTGTCATTCTCCTCCATGTTAGCCCTACTTCCGTCCTCTTTGGGGCCGATTGGGGCGCTATCGACATGACTCTCGATACCGCCGGTGATTACCCAGATGATGAAGATGCTTCGAATTCTGAAAACGGTCAACAGCAGAACCGCACCGAGCGCTCCAAACGTAAATTGGAGGACGATTTTGATGCCTTCACTGCCTCCAAAGCTGCCGATCTAGCCAAGCCCTTGAAAGATGCTCAGATTCCTTACAAGATTCACATTGTGAAGGATCATGATATGAGAGAGAGGCTTTGTTTGGAAGTGGAGAGATTGGGGCTGAATGCCCTCATCATGGGCAGTCGGGGTTTTGGTGCAGCAAAGCGTGGAAATGACGGTGGGCTCGGGAGCGTTAGCGATTATTGTGTGCATCATTGTGTGTGTCCTGTAGTGGTGGTGCGTTTTCCGGATGAGAAGGACGTCGGGATCGGTGCTGGCTCTGTAGCTGTGCCTGTGCGGAAGGAGGACGTTGACGCCCCGAAAAAGTCTGTAGCCGAGGCAGTGGAGTCTAAAG GTGTTTAG